The proteins below are encoded in one region of Rhodopirellula halodulae:
- a CDS encoding two-component system sensor histidine kinase NtrB produces MESLGTLASGIAHDLNNLLTPILMSGKMLQRETPNVDRVALADTIVAGATRGADLIAQLLTFARGGDGNQSPVQLAKLLPETGRILERTLPKGISLHVCVDSDLPEVIGDETEMSQLLMNLAINGRDAMNGNGELIIAAERVSFNTEHSCSYTVLPPGDYVRISVTDNGHGIDESIRDRIFEPFFSTKQRGNGTGLGLSTTIGIIQSHRGAIEVDTKVGEGTTFHVLLPSVSH; encoded by the coding sequence TTGGAGTCGCTTGGGACACTCGCCAGTGGAATCGCACATGACCTCAACAACTTACTGACACCAATTTTGATGAGCGGCAAAATGCTGCAACGCGAAACACCCAACGTCGACCGAGTTGCGTTGGCAGACACGATCGTCGCCGGGGCGACACGCGGAGCCGACTTGATTGCTCAGTTGCTAACGTTTGCGCGAGGTGGCGATGGGAATCAGTCTCCGGTGCAGCTGGCGAAACTCTTGCCAGAGACCGGTCGCATTTTGGAAAGAACTTTGCCGAAAGGAATCTCGCTTCATGTTTGTGTGGATTCGGACTTGCCCGAAGTTATCGGCGACGAAACCGAAATGAGCCAATTGTTGATGAACTTGGCCATCAACGGTCGTGACGCGATGAACGGTAATGGCGAACTGATAATTGCGGCGGAACGAGTTTCGTTTAACACCGAGCATTCCTGCTCCTACACCGTTTTGCCTCCGGGCGATTACGTGAGAATCAGCGTGACGGACAACGGACATGGGATCGATGAGTCGATCCGAGATCGCATCTTCGAACCTTTCTTTTCCACCAAGCAACGTGGCAACGGAACAGGGCTGGGGCTCAGCACCACCATTGGAATCATCCAAAGCCATCGAGGAGCCATCGAAGTGGACACCAAGGTCGGGGAAGGAACCACGTTTCATGTCTTGTTGCCCTCGGTTTCGCACTGA
- a CDS encoding sigma-54-dependent transcriptional regulator — MNDRPTLLVIDDDPLILQCMQLCLPEPDYQVFTSTNAATGMESFRRHEPDAVLLDVQLPDQSGLALIHELRETDRRVPVILMTGHGTAETAITAMSGGAFEYITKPFEPDEILPLIDSALETSRMARRPAALPNDPKPTGGGKSPVAARADLVLGSCPQMIEVFRSIGRVASREATVLILGETGTDKEVVARAIYQHSQRHDQVFHAINCAAIPETLLESELFGHEKGSFTGADQRRVGKSELCDGGTLFLDEIGDMSPVMQTKLLRVLQEKEFERVGGSRPIKTDVRIIAATNRDLKSAMNDGSFRSDLFYRLNEFTIELPPLRQRGCDLVEMAEHFFALYATQLGKDFVSIAPETMQGLLAHPWPGNVRELQGVIKQTLLKASGPVIVPAFLPNAFGYESEPEIHHPVAIGWREGLAEDVRQRIAAGSFSVSSDVHDEADRILISEMLKATGNNLSEASSRLGISRPTLRSRIRALGLRPDRM; from the coding sequence ATGAACGATCGTCCCACGCTGCTGGTGATTGATGATGACCCGCTGATCTTGCAGTGCATGCAGTTGTGCTTGCCGGAGCCTGACTACCAAGTTTTCACCTCAACCAACGCGGCAACGGGGATGGAAAGCTTTCGCCGTCATGAACCGGATGCCGTGCTATTGGATGTGCAGTTGCCCGACCAATCGGGTTTGGCGTTGATCCACGAACTGCGAGAGACTGACCGGCGTGTCCCGGTGATTCTGATGACCGGTCATGGAACAGCCGAGACAGCCATCACCGCGATGAGCGGTGGCGCGTTTGAGTACATCACCAAACCGTTTGAACCAGATGAAATTCTTCCGCTGATCGATTCAGCACTCGAAACCAGCCGAATGGCACGGCGACCTGCGGCTTTGCCAAACGATCCCAAGCCAACTGGTGGCGGCAAGTCACCCGTGGCGGCCCGAGCAGACTTGGTCTTGGGAAGCTGCCCGCAAATGATCGAGGTATTTCGTAGCATTGGACGTGTGGCCTCCCGAGAAGCCACCGTGCTGATCTTGGGCGAAACCGGAACGGACAAAGAAGTGGTTGCTCGGGCGATCTATCAACACAGCCAGCGTCACGACCAAGTTTTTCACGCGATCAATTGCGCAGCGATTCCCGAGACGTTGCTGGAGAGCGAACTGTTTGGACACGAGAAAGGTTCGTTCACCGGCGCGGACCAACGGCGAGTCGGCAAGTCTGAACTCTGCGATGGCGGCACGTTGTTCCTGGATGAAATCGGTGACATGTCGCCGGTCATGCAGACCAAGCTGCTGCGGGTGTTGCAAGAGAAGGAGTTCGAACGAGTCGGTGGAAGTCGGCCGATCAAGACCGATGTGAGAATCATCGCGGCAACCAATCGCGATCTGAAATCCGCCATGAATGACGGCAGCTTCCGAAGTGACTTGTTTTATCGCCTCAATGAGTTCACGATTGAGTTACCACCGTTGCGACAACGCGGTTGCGACCTCGTTGAAATGGCCGAACACTTCTTTGCGTTGTATGCGACTCAACTCGGAAAGGACTTCGTTTCGATTGCGCCGGAAACCATGCAGGGACTGTTGGCTCACCCGTGGCCGGGCAATGTGCGTGAGCTTCAAGGCGTGATCAAACAAACCTTGCTGAAGGCCAGCGGCCCCGTCATTGTTCCAGCATTCCTGCCCAACGCTTTTGGCTACGAGAGCGAACCCGAGATTCATCATCCGGTTGCGATCGGCTGGCGTGAAGGATTGGCGGAAGATGTTCGGCAGCGAATCGCCGCGGGTAGTTTTTCGGTCAGCTCAGACGTCCACGACGAAGCCGATCGGATACTGATCTCCGAGATGTTGAAAGCAACAGGGAACAACCTCAGCGAAGCCAGTTCGCGACTTGGGATTAGCCGACCAACCTTGCGAAGCCGTATCCGAGCTTTGGGGTTGCGTCCGGACAGGATGTGA
- a CDS encoding alpha/beta hydrolase produces the protein MLLTPLPQSSAQDNSEFPLKNGRVVVGPDFSMAEELKDLGNPKGKQIEFMMPLADSEIFDGTDSTLNRRKPVRKERKIVVYVPAAYEDGTAAPFLVMHDGPSRLNLVRNALDNMTISKDPHRKLPAFVAIAVQNGGDDSKGSQRGLEYDTMSDRLARFIQLEVLPAVKNHPAIRKAYPNFELTDDPWGRAVMGCSSGGAAALTMGWFRPEWFRRLITYSGTFVDQQDDDAPEEADYPLGAWEYHSSMKLIENSDKKPLRIFTHVAENDNRANDPESTYHNWVMANERTADALEAKGYDYRYVFSKASRHCDRRVFEATLADTLAWMWHGYEPADD, from the coding sequence GTGCTTCTGACACCTCTGCCTCAGTCATCTGCCCAGGACAACAGTGAGTTCCCGCTGAAGAACGGTCGCGTGGTGGTGGGACCCGATTTCTCAATGGCGGAAGAGCTCAAGGATCTCGGCAACCCGAAGGGCAAACAGATTGAGTTCATGATGCCGTTAGCCGACAGCGAGATCTTCGATGGAACCGACAGCACTCTGAATCGACGCAAACCCGTCCGCAAAGAGCGCAAGATCGTGGTCTACGTTCCCGCGGCCTACGAAGACGGCACAGCTGCCCCGTTCCTGGTGATGCACGACGGCCCCAGCCGTTTGAATTTGGTCCGCAATGCACTCGACAATATGACGATCTCAAAAGATCCACACCGCAAGCTTCCCGCCTTCGTTGCCATCGCGGTTCAAAACGGTGGCGACGACAGCAAAGGCAGCCAACGCGGATTGGAATACGACACGATGTCCGACCGACTGGCTCGCTTCATTCAATTGGAAGTCTTGCCCGCCGTGAAAAACCACCCAGCGATTCGAAAGGCCTATCCAAACTTCGAACTCACCGATGATCCATGGGGCCGCGCGGTCATGGGTTGCAGCAGTGGTGGTGCGGCGGCCTTGACGATGGGTTGGTTCCGTCCCGAATGGTTCCGCCGTTTGATCACCTATTCCGGAACGTTCGTTGATCAGCAAGACGACGATGCTCCCGAGGAAGCCGACTATCCGCTGGGTGCGTGGGAGTATCACTCGAGCATGAAGCTAATTGAAAACAGTGACAAGAAACCACTGAGGATCTTCACGCACGTGGCTGAAAACGACAATCGTGCGAACGATCCGGAGTCCACCTATCACAATTGGGTGATGGCCAATGAGCGAACCGCGGACGCGTTGGAGGCGAAGGGCTACGACTATCGCTACGTGTTCTCCAAAGCCAGTCGTCACTGCGATCGCCGAGTCTTTGAAGCCACGCTCGCCGACACGCTCGCCTGGATGTGGCACGGTTACGAGCCCGCTGATGATTGA